CTATTGATTTTAGTGTCGAACTTTGTTATTATAAATACATGGTTATCCCCCTGATAACCTTAATTAAAATCTCTATTCCCAATACCCCTTTTGAACGGATAGACTTTATATCCATTATTGTTAAGTTGACAACGGAAGTCAATTTAGCGAAAAAAGAGCTTCCCCAAGCTCTTTTTTTTATATTTTTTTAACGCTAGACTTAAATAGTTTTTTTTTGATATAATTTATATATATATATTTATTTATATGTTTTTAAATAAAAAAATGTAAAATAATTGTATTTGTTTTTTAATATAAAAGGTGGGTGATATTGTAATGAATAAGAAAAAAGTCGCTATAATATTTACTGGTGGTACTATTTCTATGACAGTAGATGAAAATGTTGGTGCAGCAATTCCTACTCTATCAGGAGAACAAATAATGTCAATGGTTACAAACATAGACAAAGTTGCTGATATCGAAGTATTTAATTTTGCTGAAATACCTGGACCTCATATGACGCCAGAAAGATTAATAGAATTAAAGCATTACATTAATAATTTACTTGAAAGAGAAGATATTTGCGGTGCTGTTATAACTCATGGTACTGATAGTTTAGAAGAAACTGCTTACTTCCTAGATTTAACTATATCTAGTGAAAAACCAGTTATAGTTACTGGAGCCATGAGAAGTAGCTCTGAACTTGGATATGATGGGCCTAGCAATTTATCTGCAGCAGTTTGTACAGCTATATCTGATAAAGCTGTTGGAAAAGGTGTACTTATAGTTTTAAACAATGAGGTTTTATTAGCTTCTGAAGCAACTAAAACTGATACATTAGCCTTAAATACTTTTAAATCATTAAGTAAAGGCCCATTAGGTTTAATTGACTGCAATGAATTAGTACTATTTAAGAATACTGAAGAAAGAACAATAATAGATACTGATAAAGTTGAAACAAAAGTTGCTTTAATCAAATCTGGAATTGGAATGAATGATGACTTTATAAAGTTTGCAGCTGATAGCGGTTATAAAGGAATTATAATTGAAGCAATGGGTAGAGGTAATGTACCTCCTAAAATGTATGAAGGTGTTAAATATGCTAGAGAAAAAGATATCCCCGTTGTTATAGTTTCTAGATGCCATTCAGGTAGAGTCTTTGATAGTTATGGTTATTTAGGTTCTGGTAGAGATTTAAGAAATATCGGATGTATATTCGGTGGAGAACTTCCAGGTCAAAAAGCTAGAATAAAACTTATGTTAGCACTTGGAAAGACTGATAATTTAGACGAAATAAAAGATTTCTTTGAAAAAGGAATATATTATTAAAATAAAAAAGGGGTTATCTCTTAATAGAGATTAACCTCTTTATATTTTCCATATTATTCTCTTTGTTAAACATACCTTTGAATTTAACGCTCTATCTCTATCTTTAAATCTTATTTTGATAGAATCACCATTCTTTTCTACTATGGTACCTTCTTTAAATTTTTTGTGATATATTTTATCTCCTATACTTATACTATCCATTTCTTTTTTAGTTGGAGCTTTTATATCTTCTACAAACCTTGATTTAGAAACTCTTTTACCATACTTATTAACTGGCGAACTTATACATATATTTTCTTCCGCTCTAGTTATTGCTACATACATAAGTCTTCTCTCTTCTTCTATTTGATCATTTTTCTTTGCTTCATCATCTATATCATAAGATTTTTCATGTGGTATTGTCCCTTCATTAGCACCTATAATATAAACATTTTTAAACTCTAATCCTTTTGCGCTGTGCATAGTTGTAAAAATAACACCATCTGTTTCTTTGTTATTTTTATTATCTACTAATTCAGACTTTACTCTTTCTATATGCTCTAAATATTCTTGTATAGTTTTAAAGTTTGTAGCTGAACTTTCAAGCTCATTTAGTATTTCTATAAGTCCATTCGTTTTTATTTTTCTATTCGCGCAATAATCCAAAATATATCTATCATAATCTAAAGTTGTTCTAATATATGATATTGCATTTTTAGGACTTAGCCCCTTTACATAACTTATATCTATATCTAAATCATTTATAGTTTTCACTTGCTTAGGATGTAAGTCACACTTATTAATCAATGAATTTATAAAATCCGGTTCATCCTTTATCAAATTTAAATTGTCTTTAGAAATATATCTAAAAGGTTTATTTATAATTCTTATCCAATCTTTATTAGAATTTGGATTAACTCCTATTCTTAAGTAAGCAAGTATGTCTTGAGCAGCCCAGTGGTCATATATAGTAACTATTGAGTCTTTAACTACAAATGGGATTCTCATATCCATAAATACATCAACTAAAGCTCTTGATTGTATATTAGTTCTATATATTACTGCAAAATCAGTATACTCCGTATACATTTCCTGAATCTTATCTTTTATATCTTTTGCTATATATACAGCCTCTTCCTCTGAATCTTCGGGCGAAATATAATTTACCTTAGCACCATTGCCTTGACCACATTTTATAACTTTCTCATATCTATTTGTATTTTTTTCTATTAATCTATTAGCTATATCTATTATTTCACCTTTAGATCTATAATTAATATCCAATAATACTTTTGTTGTATTAGAAAAATACTCTTCAAATTCTAATAAGAAATCTGGTCTAGATCCCCTAAATCCATAGATACTTTGATCTTCATCTCCTACTACAAATATATTATTATTTGGATTTGCTATTAACTTTAATGCTTCAAATTGAACCTTATTTATATCTTGAAACTCATCCACAAGAATATATCTATAAACACTTCTCACTCTATCTAAAGCTGCCTTATTATGTTTTAATAATTCATATGTTTTTATTAACATATCATCAAAGTCTATTTTATTCATTTGTTGTTTGTATTCTTCATAAAAATTATATACCTTTATGAATTCATCATTAGTCAATACCTCTGATTTAAAATCTCTTTTATCCATCAATTCATTTTTCACATATGAAATTTCATTTATAACTTGTCCAATAGTTTCATCATCATCTGAATTTTCTATATTTAATCCCTTTAATATGCTCTTTAATCCAATCCTCTTTGTTTTTTCATCTAGGATACTTTCAATATTATAATTTTCAAAATACCTTAATATCCTAAAAAACACGGAATGAAATGTTCCATATGTAACCTTATTCATTCTAAAGTCATTACTTAAAGCTAATGCTCTATTTTTCATTTCTATAGATGAAGCTTTTGTAAAACTTATTGCAAGTATGCTTGTAGGCTTTATGTTTTTATTTACAATCATATTAGCTATTCTATATGTTATAACTCTAGTCTTTCCTGAACCTGGCCCTGCAAGCACCATACAAGGTCCATCTATGTGTTCTACAGCCTTTAATTGATTTTCATTTAATTTATCTATACTTATCATATACTACCTACCTTGAAGTATTATTTATTTCATTTATAATAATGTTAAGCATATTTGCTTAACCTAATAATTATTATAATATATAATTGGAGAAAGGAGAAATTTTATGGAAGTAATAACTAAAACTTTAGATGAATTAATAGATATACCTCCTAACCATTTTGTATTTGATATAGAAACTACAGGCCTTAACTCAAATTATTGTAAAGTTATTTTGATAGGAATTCTTTTTAATCAAGATAATAAAACTGTTATTAAGCAATTTTTTGCTAATACAGAAGATGATGAAAAAGAACTTCTACTTACTTTTATTAATACTATAAAAAATTATCAAAATCATATTACTTTTAATGGGCTAACTTTTGATATTCCTTTTTTAAATACTAGACTAAAAAAACATAATATCGATTTTTATCTATCTAAAAATGATGATATTGATATCCTTAAACTTATAAGACCCTTTAAGGAAAAACTTTCTCTATCTGATTGTAAACTAAAAACTATAGAAAAATACCTTGGTATTCATAGAGAAGATACCATTTCTGGTAAAGAAAGCATTGATTTATATAAAGATTATTCTGTTAATCAAAATATAGACTTAAAAGAAAAAATACTTCTTCATAATTATGAAGATATTTATTATTTAGGTGTCATTTTTAAAATAAAAGATATTTTAAAACATAAATTAAATGTTTTATGTATAGCTACAAATAATTTATCATTAGAATTAGTTCCAGGATCATTTAAAATATCCAAAAACATACTATCGATTATATATAATACTTTTGAAGGTAACGTATTTAACATAAATATATATAATGATTCATACTCTATAATCTCTGATGAGAAAAATCTAATATTAAATGTATCGCTAGACAAAGGTCGAGACTCAAATAATAACACAATTTTATTTTATAATTTATATAAAATAATTCCATTAAAGTTTAATGACTCATTCTTAGAAGATAATATATATTCATTATGCAATTACCTAATAAAAAAAGAGTTATCGTCCTTATAATATGGACTATAGCTCTTTAACATTTATATTAAAATTTCATTGAATCTATAACATCGTCAATCTTACTAGATGCTTTATTTATTGCTTCTTGTTTTTCTTCTTCTGTAAATCCAGTAGCATCAACTAATAATTCTTCAAACTTCTTAATTCCCATAAATTTCATTATATCTTCTATATAATTAAGTCCTTTATTCATAATTGGTCTTAACATCCAAGGCACATTTCCACCTGAAGATTGAATATATACCATGGTTCTTGGTTTATCATTTAGAAGGGGTTCTATTTTTTTACCTTCAAATTTTATAGTTTTTTGATCTTGCATTATACAGTCTATATATTCTTTAAGTGGAGCTGGAAATGACAAACTCCACATTGGAGCTGAAATTACATAAGCATTAGCGCTTATAAATTGATCACATAGTTCTCTTATTTTTTTTATTTCTCTTTGTTCTTTATCACTTAGTTCTTTAGCATCACTCTCATTTATTATACAATTTCTCTTTTCAAAATATTGATACTCAAGTCTAGGTATATGCTCTTTATATAAGTCTATCTCTTCTAATTGGAAATCTTTATTTTTTTCTAAAAATTTATTTATAAATTTTCTAGCCACAGTTTTACTTGCAGATAAATTTTCAGGCTTAGAGTTTACACTTATATATAATAACTTTTTCATAATAGTACCTTCCTTCATATATTATATCTATTGATATAGTTTTTCTATAAGGTACTTTTTTATTCATTTACAATAAAAAATTCGCTTCGCTCATGTCGCCAACGACTTCGTCCGTTGCTCAAAATCCTTTTTATGCTCAAAACCAATTTATTGATATTACTTACATTCAGAATTTATCCACATTTTTTTAAGTATTATAATATCCTTAAGCGTAAAAAAGACTATGAAATTCATAGTCTTTTAACTGGCGGAGAAGGAGGGATTCGAACCCTCGCACCAGTATAACCCAGCCTAAACCCTTAGCAGGGGTTCCTCTTTAGCCACTTGAGTACTTCTCCTTATTTAATTTATACCTTAATTATACAATCTAATAACAATATAGTCAATAGTTTATATAATTTTTTTGAAAAATTTTACTATTATTATGTAAAGTAGAGATATTACACTCTACTTTATATAAATACTTTATAAAATACACTCAAAATATCTCCGCCTTCATCCTTATTAATTTAGAATCTATTTCATATACTTTCTTTATTAATTTTCTAGTTAAAATATTTTTAGGATTTCTATATGCTATTATAATTCCATCTTTTAAAACATAAATCTTATCACGATATAAAAAACTCTATTTAAATCATGACTAGCACCAATAATTTTTATTTTCTAGCTTTTTGAATATATTCATTATTTGATAGAATAATATTATTTTAATCTATTATGCTGGTTATTTTACTAAACATATTGAAATTACTATATAAAGTTTTTGAACTATAAAAGTATAGTTTAATAGACTTTAGTATTTTCAATAATCATGTTTAACTAGCACAACGAGTTATTTTAATAATATCAATATGTAATAAATTACATGTAATGTATAGTAAAAGTAAATTTAGAACCTCTTCCAATTTCTGATTCAATATAAATGTTCTCATTTAGATGCTTAATTATTTCATATGCAATAGATAAACCTATCCCCGTTCCATTTGAATTATGAGATTTATCTGCTTTGTAAAATCTATCAAAGATAAAAGGTATATCTTCTTTATCTATTCCTATTCCAGAATCTATAACACTAATTTCTAAATATTCAGTTTTACTAGAAACCTCTAAACACACTACTCCTCCTGAGGCTGTAAATTTAAATGCATTATCTAAGAGGATTATAAGTATTTGAACTATTCTATTATAATTAGTATATATACTTGGTATATTATCTAAATTTTTAGGGGTTATAAAATCAATATCTAAATCATCTGCCATAATTTCAAATTTTTCAATAACTTCATTTATAATATCGTTTACACTTACATATGACTTTTCAAAAGCTATGTTACCAGATTGAAGCCTAGATAATTCCAACATATCCTTAATTAGAACCTCTAACCTTATCGATTCTCTAAGAATCATACTATAATATTTATTCTTATCTATACTATCCTTAAGTTCATCATCATTAAGTATTTCAGCTATAGCCCTTATCGATGTTACAGGAGTCTTTAACTCATGAGATACATTTGCAACATAATCTTTTCTCATTTGATCTAGCATTTTTGATTCTTCTTCACTCTTTTCTAAGTTATCTGCTAAATAATTAAATTTTCTAACTAACTCCCCAATAACATTGTTTTGATTAGCTTCTACCCTAATAGAAAAATCTCCCTTAGACATTAATATTGTTGCATCTGTCATATCTTCTATTGGCTTAAATTCTCTTTTTATAAAAATATAAATAGATACTATAATAGATATTAATACTAAAGTCATACTTATTATAATAACTATGTAAAATACTATTAACCAATTGGTAACGTCGCTTGTTGATTTTATTATAAATATTGCTCTGACTACATCATTATCTTCATTGATAGGCTCACCAATTAACATACAATCGCCCTTAATTCCATATAACTTAATCACATCTTTTATTGAACTTCCGCCTAAAACTGTTTCTATATACGGATCTAATACTTTTGATATTTTTTCATCAGAAATATAGTTATCTTCATATTTAAAATTATTAAATTTATATGTAGCTTTTTCTTGGCTATCATAAACTCTTATAATCAAATCATTACCTAATCTTCGCTGTATATTTTTAAATAAAAGATTATCGTCTTTTTCATAATTAGATACAGCGTGCTTAACCTTATATTGGATATCATTTAAGTTAATTTTCAAAAAATATACCTTTATAATTATGCTACAAAATAATACAATAGTTAATACAGTAACCATACTAGCCCTAATTATTATTCTAAATAATTTCTTAAATAGTTCTTTATTCATTAAGATACCTCAAATTTATATCCAACACCATATACTGACTTAATTCCCCAATTTAAATTATCCATATCAATTTTTTTCCTAAGCCTTTTAATCTGAGTATCAACTACTCTAGTATCGCCAAAGTAATCATATCCCCATACTTCAGACAATATATACTCTCTTGATAAAGTAGTTCCTTTATTCAATGCAAGTGTATAGAGTATCTTAATTTCTTTAGGCGTAATATTTAATATTTCATTATTTATATATACCTCATGATTATCTAAGTTTATTCTAAGATTATCATAATTCAAAATATTTTTAGGCTTATATATATTTGATGAATGTATACGTCTAAGTACAGTTTTCACACGTGTAACTACTTCTCTTGGTGAGAATGGTTTGCTTATATAATCATCCGCTCCTATTTCAAGACCTATTATCTTGTCTACAGTTTCTCCTTTCGCTGTAAGCATAATAATAGGAACATTACTATTTTTTCTAATCTCTTTACATACATCTGTGCCAAGCATCTTAGGCATCATTAAATCTAGTAATACTAAATCGATATCCAAAGTCTTAACTTTTTCTAGGGCATCTAACCCATCAAAAGCAGATACATACTCCATACCTTCTAACTTTAAATATTCACCTATAGTTTCATGTACTGATTCTTGGTCATCACATATTAAAATTTTTTTCATTAATTTAATACCTCTCCCCACTATTTAATTAAAAATAAAAGTAAAAAAATGCTTTAGTATTGCAGCTAAAGCATTTTTAAGGATAAGTTTTATTTATTTAAAGAAATTTGCTTAAAGTCATAATTAAAAGCCCATCAAGATATGATGAGCTTATATAAACATATATAATAATACAACTTTACTATATATTAATAAATAAGAACCTTCCCCATCCCGAAGAATTTCTATATACTATAGGCAGATATCCTGGCTTAGCTTCATCCTACTAGTTTCCCTTCCCATGAATATTCACAGTGGTTTGAAACGTTCGTCCACCTTACAGTAGCGGGTGCTGCAAAGGACTTTAACCTTTTTCCCTTTTAACTCAACTTGTGAGCACCTATAATATTTCTTTAGTTGTCATACTATAATAGTATACTATATTATCTATAATATCAATAAGTTATTTTATTTTCTTGATTTCCAAATAACCTTATGTACTCCCTATCCTCTAGCTATCAGAAATTATATCATTTATTTTACAAAAAAGATTATCAATCATCTAACCTTAATATGAGCATTTATTATTATAATGATAATGCGTATGTTTTCCAGTAAATCCATCTTCATGTATATGGTCATGACCCACACCATTTATATGTTCATGACTATGCATAAATGAAACTTGTAATTTATTATTTATAGGATTTATACCTACATATGCATTTACACCAAATATTTCTTTTAACATTTCAGATGTTATTACATCTTCAACTTTTCCAAAATCTTTTATTTGACCATTTTTCATAATTATTAAATAATCACAATACATAGATGCTATATTCATATCATGTATAGCTGATAGAGTTGTTATATTGAGGCTTTTAATAAGATCCATAAGCTGTATTTGGTAACCTATATCTAAATGATTTGTAGGTTCATCTAATATTAAAAAATCTGTATTTTGAACTAAAGCCCTTGCAATCAATGTTCTTTGTTTCTCTCCTCCAGATAAGTTAGAAAAATTTCTATTGCTATAGTTATTTAATCCTACTTTCTCTAACATATCTTTAACCATCTGAAGATCACTCTTAGAATAATCTTCAAAAATAGATTTATATGGATAACGTCCCATTTTTACTATTTGTTCTACAGTAAAATCAAATTGTGAATTACTTTCTTGAGCAAGTACTGCTATTTCTTTTGCACAATCTTTATCTTTCATCTTAGCTAAATCTTTATTGTCCAAAGTTATACTTCCACTAGATGGTTTATATAGTCTGTATATATTTTTTAATAAAGTAGACTTCCCACAACCATTTGGGCCTATAATTCCTACAAAGCTTCCTCTTGGAACTTCAAAAGATATATCTTTCAGTATTTCTTTTTTATCTATAGTAAATTTTAAATTTTCAACCTTTACTTTAATCATTAATCATTTCCTCCAAATGAGTAATTTTTATTAGAAATTAAATATAAAAAGAATGGTCCACCAACTAATGATGTTATTATTCCTATAGGAATTTCTATTGGAGGAAAAATCCATCTAGCAACAACATCTGATAATATTAAAAATATTGATCCTACTAATGATGAAAGTATTATTAACTTCTTATGGTCACTTCCTGCTATAGTTCTACATACATGTGGGACGACAAGACCTATAAACCCTATAGCTCCAGTTATAGCAACCAATGTTGATGTAAGTAGAGTTGCTAAAATTAATATAACTGATTTTACTAATTTAACATTTATGCCAAGTATTACTGCACTATCATCTCCTAAAAGAAGAATATCTAATGACTTAGACATTATAAATGATACTATAATAACAAAAACTAAGGCTATAAATGGAATCAATAAAATATCCCACTTAGCACCACCTAAACTTCCTATAGTCCAAAATAATGCATTTTTTGCTTGGTTAGAATTTTTCGCTGAGTATATAAGAAGATTTGTTAATGCACTAAATATAGTTGATATTGCCATCCCAGACAAAACTAATCTGGTAGTAGATGTTATTCTTCCCATTTGCGTACCTATTACAAAAACTAAAACACCAGATATAATTGATCCAATAAATGCTCCACCTGTGATACTCGTTATTCCAATAGATGACATTCCTCCAAGAATAATAATAGCTACTGCACCACAAGATGCTCCAGAGGATATTCCAAGTATATATGGCTCTGCTATTGGATTTTTAGTAACGCATTGCATAAGTACTCCACAAAGAGCAAGACCTGCACCACATATTGCTCCTAGTAATACTCTTGGTAGCCTAATTTCCCATATTATATTATCAAACATTATATTCCAAGTTGAATCAAATATATTTTGATTTAAAAGTTTATTTATTAATACTTTATAAACTACTCCAGGTTCTATATATGTACTACCTATAGCTATTGCGCCTATTATAGTTGCTATTAATACTATAGTTAAAAATATAGTCCAAAACGAGAACCCTCTCTTATATGAAAAACTTCTCGTTTCTTGTGAATTTATATCCACTAGTTATTTTCTCCGTAGAAATATCCGTACATTTTTTCTATAACCATAGGATTTCTAATTCCTGGAGATAAATCAGCTAATCCTACAACATATATTTTATCATTTTTTATTGCATCAATATCTTTTAGTGCTGGATGACTTTTTAAAAATTCAATCTTTTTTTCAACAGGAGACCCTGCTAAATAGTCTGTCACAATTATAACTTCTGGATTTTCAGCTACTACACTTTCCCATGTAGCATTTATATATGGTTGACTTTCTTCACCAAATATATTTTTTCCTCCTGCAAGTTCTATTAAGTTATTTGCCAAACCTGATCCAACTGCCATAGCTTTATCTTCACCAGAATCATATACCATAACTCTTACCTTGTCTTCCTCTTTTACTTCACCAAGTTTATCTGTTATTTTTTTTATATCACTTTTCATTTTATTTATTACTTCAGTTGCTTGATCCTCTACATCAAATATTTTTCCTAACAATTCAAAATCTTCATATACTGTTTCAACTGTAGCATCTGGAGAATATGACTTGGCTAAGAAAGGCGTTATATCTTTTTCTATAAGTTCATCTGGGCTACCTGTTGTTTGATCTGATATAGACATATCCCATCCACTGACAAAATCAGCCCCAGTTGCTATAAAAGCTTCTTTGGATATAGAATGACCTTCACTTATTTCTAACTCAGGTATTTTATTGTATGCTTCTTCAAACTCGGGAAGTATTGGATTATCTAAAAGAGCTGTTCCAACCATTTTATCTCCTAAATCAAGAGTTAATAACATTTCTGTCATAAATTGAGATAATGTAACTGCCTTTTCTCTTGGTTTTTCAACTTTTACATCATATTCTTTCGCTCCATCTGAATATGTAAATTCTACTGGCGTAAAATTAGTTTCTTCTATCTTAGTTTCTGATACTTTATCTTTATTATCACTACTTGATGAACACCCAACAATACTTATGGTTAATCCTACTATTGATAGTACTACTAAAAATCTCTTTAAACTATAACTTTTTATCATTTATATACTCCCCCTTTGTTAAATATTATATATAAAACATATTAAAAAACCATGAAGGATATTAATATTTTACCTTCATGGTATAAGTTCTTCTACATATGTTTTTTAGCTTCGATTAACATTTCATTGGCTTTTTGAAAATATTCAATAGCCTTTTCAATATTATTTGCTGTTTCATCTTTTCCCATATTTCTAGCTTTATATACCCATTCTCTAAATCCTTCTTCATGTGATTCATTGTGATTTACCCAATGAACTAGAAGAATTTTTAAAAGTTTTTCATCTTTATTTTCTATAGCATCACCATGAGAATGATTATTTTCATGTATATGGTCATAATCTTGGTCATGTCCATGATGATATCTTACTCTTTGTTTTCCAGATATCATTTATTTATCCCCCTATTTATTTTATATTAAATTCATTTTTTATTAATTTTATTGAATCTTTAATAAGTAATGCTAATGGTTTATTCTCTAGTCCTACTAACTCTATATTCTCTGGAATAATTGGTAAAAGTATTTTTAAAGCCTCAGATTCAATAACAGCTTCACTAACTTTACTCGTTACTTCCCCCATCATCGAATTTGGCATCGTTACGGAAACTGGTGCAACTATTATATTAGCCTTTTTTACTGATGTTATAATAGCATTCTCTCCTGTTGCTCCTTTATTTGCATGAGCTTTCATCATAGCGCTAGTTGCAATAGAATTTGTTCCAAGTGCATATATATCTATATATGTAGGTAGTTCTTCTCTAAGATTAGATACTATTTGAGCACCTATTCCTCCACCCATACCATCTATAACTGCTATTACCATATATCTATCCCCTATTATCTTTTATTTTCCTTTATTATTATCTTATGATCCATTAGTCTTATTTCTTTTATTTCGCCATCTATTATTTTTTGTTCTCCTAATAAATCTGTTAAATATACCTTTCCTTCAAATGGATCTACGCTAACAACATTATCCATTATTCTCTCCATTCCATCTTCTTTTAAAATATAAGCAGCAGATTCACACATATTATTTCCCCCTTTAGATTATACTAAAAAAGGTTTCTTCAGGTATTTCAATACACCAAAGAAACCTTCATGATTTCGCTTTTTATTATTTATTTATACTTTGAGTATAGCAGTGTAATTTATAAAAAGTCAACTAAATTTAACTACTTATAATAATCTTATTTTTAATATTTTATTCTCCTAATTTTGATTTAATCGTTGGAAATTGCTCTATATTTGTATGTGGTAAAAAACATGCTGATATAAATTCATCCATATATGTAGGATAAACACTTAATTCAACATATGTTATTTCACTTCCTATTTCTTGAAGCTTTTTCTTTGCATCTTTACTTATTAATGCAAGATAAGAACCTACTAATGAACTATTTCCTATATATATAAACTTCTCTCGTTCTATATCTGGGAGTAAACCTATTAATATTGAGTTTTCTATATCTAGGTTATTTCCAATTCCACCAGCTATATATACTTTGTCTATTACACTAAAATCCATACCTAAGCTTTCTATTAAAACTGAGGCTCCTGAATATATCGCGCCTTTAGCTTTTATAAAATTATCTATATCAACTTCATTTATAGTTATATCCTGATCTAAATTATATTCTTCTTTAAATGCTAATACATATTCGCCTGTCTCATACTCATTAAATATTATTCTTTCATTGTCTATATCTCTATGTATTTTACCTCTTCTATCTATTATTCCAGTA
The Romboutsia ilealis genome window above contains:
- a CDS encoding ABC transporter ATP-binding protein, whose amino-acid sequence is MIKVKVENLKFTIDKKEILKDISFEVPRGSFVGIIGPNGCGKSTLLKNIYRLYKPSSGSITLDNKDLAKMKDKDCAKEIAVLAQESNSQFDFTVEQIVKMGRYPYKSIFEDYSKSDLQMVKDMLEKVGLNNYSNRNFSNLSGGEKQRTLIARALVQNTDFLILDEPTNHLDIGYQIQLMDLIKSLNITTLSAIHDMNIASMYCDYLIIMKNGQIKDFGKVEDVITSEMLKEIFGVNAYVGINPINNKLQVSFMHSHEHINGVGHDHIHEDGFTGKHTHYHYNNKCSY
- a CDS encoding FecCD family ABC transporter permease, producing the protein MDINSQETRSFSYKRGFSFWTIFLTIVLIATIIGAIAIGSTYIEPGVVYKVLINKLLNQNIFDSTWNIMFDNIIWEIRLPRVLLGAICGAGLALCGVLMQCVTKNPIAEPYILGISSGASCGAVAIIILGGMSSIGITSITGGAFIGSIISGVLVFVIGTQMGRITSTTRLVLSGMAISTIFSALTNLLIYSAKNSNQAKNALFWTIGSLGGAKWDILLIPFIALVFVIIVSFIMSKSLDILLLGDDSAVILGINVKLVKSVILILATLLTSTLVAITGAIGFIGLVVPHVCRTIAGSDHKKLIILSSLVGSIFLILSDVVARWIFPPIEIPIGIITSLVGGPFFLYLISNKNYSFGGND
- a CDS encoding ABC transporter substrate-binding protein, which codes for MIKSYSLKRFLVVLSIVGLTISIVGCSSSSDNKDKVSETKIEETNFTPVEFTYSDGAKEYDVKVEKPREKAVTLSQFMTEMLLTLDLGDKMVGTALLDNPILPEFEEAYNKIPELEISEGHSISKEAFIATGADFVSGWDMSISDQTTGSPDELIEKDITPFLAKSYSPDATVETVYEDFELLGKIFDVEDQATEVINKMKSDIKKITDKLGEVKEEDKVRVMVYDSGEDKAMAVGSGLANNLIELAGGKNIFGEESQPYINATWESVVAENPEVIIVTDYLAGSPVEKKIEFLKSHPALKDIDAIKNDKIYVVGLADLSPGIRNPMVIEKMYGYFYGENN
- a CDS encoding DUF3842 family protein, producing the protein MVIAVIDGMGGGIGAQIVSNLREELPTYIDIYALGTNSIATSAMMKAHANKGATGENAIITSVKKANIIVAPVSVTMPNSMMGEVTSKVSEAVIESEALKILLPIIPENIELVGLENKPLALLIKDSIKLIKNEFNIK
- a CDS encoding CooT family nickel-binding protein, translated to MCESAAYILKEDGMERIMDNVVSVDPFEGKVYLTDLLGEQKIIDGEIKEIRLMDHKIIIKENKR